A genomic segment from Panthera tigris isolate Pti1 chromosome A1, P.tigris_Pti1_mat1.1, whole genome shotgun sequence encodes:
- the LOC102966880 gene encoding olfactory receptor 2A12-like, producing the protein MGHGNFSVISELILVGFSNYPQTEIPLFFLFSLVYLASLFGNTTVITLVILDFSLQTPMYIFLCHLAFLNIFFSTFVVPKMLFNFLASKKVISYNFCIAQTYITLFLESTECFLLAVMALDRYVAICYPLRYLLIMNWSVCAALALGAWTVGFFASVVPLYLTILPLCGPYVVDYIFCELPILLHMFCADTSLLETIMATGGAGTVLFPFLFIILSYLRILVAVMTIDSIKGRKKAFSTCTSHLIAVIMYYGTGMIRYLRPKSLYSAEGDKLISVFYAVINPMLNPFIYSLRNKEMKEGMKKVMGKYKIKTKQQITD; encoded by the coding sequence ATGGGTCATGGGAATTTCAGTGTCATCAGTGAGCTGATCCTTGTAGGATTTTCCAATTACCCCCAGACTGAAATTCCactcttttttctattctctctgGTCTACTTGGCAAGTCTCTTTGGAAACACAACTGTCATCACTTTAGTCATTCTAGATTTCTCTCTCCAGACACCCATGTACATCTTCCTCTGTCATCTGGCCTTTCTCAACATATTTTTTAGCACATTTGTGGTCCCCaagatgctttttaattttctcgcAAGCAAGAAAGTTATATCTTACAACTTCTGTATTGCTCAGACCTACATCACCTTATTCCTGGAGTCAACTGAGTGCTTTCTTCTTGCAGTAATGGCTTTGGATCGCTATGTGGCCATTTGTTACCCACTGAGATATCTGCTCATCATGAACTGGTCTGTGTGTGCGGCATTAGCTCTGGGGGCCTGGACCGTTGGCTTTTTTGCCTCAGTGGTGCCTCTCTACCTCACAATTCTTCCACTCTGTGGTCCATATGTTGTTGACtatattttctgtgaattgcCCATTCTTCTTCATATGTTCTGTGCTGATACATCCCTGCTGGAGACCATAATGGCCACAGGAGGGGCTGGAACAGTGTTATTCCCCTTCCTCTTCATTATACTCTCTTACCTTCGCATCCTGGTGGCTGTGATGACAATAGACTCTATTAAGGGCAGAAAAAAAGCCTTTTCCACATGTACTTCCCACCTGATTGCTGTGATCATGTATTATGGAACAGGAATGATCCGGTACTTAAGACCCAAGTCCCTCTATTcagcagagggagacaaactCATTTCTGTGTTCTATGCAGTCATCAACCCTATGCTGAATCCTTTCATTTACAGCCTAAGGAACAAGGAAATGAAGGAGGGTATGAAAAAAGTTATGggcaaatacaaaattaaaacaaaacaacaaatcacAGACTAG